A genomic region of Phosphitispora fastidiosa contains the following coding sequences:
- a CDS encoding helix-turn-helix domain-containing protein — protein sequence MPNNSNQTLKELPQILTVPDIAKYLRISRSLAYELAHHKDFPSIVINRTIRISKDAFLEWINEQKAGKPDNAGEYSYIPGRGVERRM from the coding sequence ATGCCCAACAATAGCAACCAAACCCTAAAGGAACTTCCTCAAATTCTGACCGTACCCGATATAGCAAAATACCTGCGCATTAGCCGTTCTTTGGCATATGAACTGGCACATCATAAAGACTTCCCAAGTATAGTGATTAACAGAACCATCCGCATTTCAAAAGATGCCTTTCTGGAATGGATTAACGAGCAAAAAGCAGGAAAACCCGATAATGCCGGAGAATATTCCTATATTCCCGGCCGGGGAGTCGAAAGGAGGATGTAA
- a CDS encoding nucleotidyltransferase domain-containing protein, whose amino-acid sequence MEKRIQDELEILKRIIVDTVPVEQIFLFGSYAYGTPHDDSDLDIYVVMAENADIREIDAMRLIHKAIRDKKTMPVDVVVSKKNKFNQRKSTPTIERQIVQEGMVLYG is encoded by the coding sequence ATGGAAAAACGAATACAGGATGAACTGGAAATTCTCAAACGTATCATAGTGGATACGGTTCCTGTGGAACAGATATTCCTGTTCGGCTCCTATGCTTATGGTACGCCGCATGATGATTCAGACCTGGATATTTATGTGGTAATGGCGGAGAATGCTGATATTAGAGAAATTGATGCTATGAGATTAATTCACAAAGCAATTCGGGATAAAAAAACAATGCCTGTGGATGTTGTGGTCAGCAAAAAGAATAAGTTTAACCAGCGCAAATCCACCCCTACTATTGAAAGGCAGATTGTACAGGAGGGGATGGTGCTGTATGGATAA
- a CDS encoding HyaD/HybD family hydrogenase maturation endopeptidase, which translates to MAVKNKVLVLGVGNSILSDEGLGVHLVKRLQEEEFPDNVEMLEGGTQGLELLAYIDDVAKLIIIDCVKAGAEPGSIFRFEPDKVNVIPREFKISYHDLGIYDFLQQARLLESLPPTIIFGVEPKEIDWGEELSTPVAAAMGKLKALVTDEIIMSLRHLEP; encoded by the coding sequence ATGGCAGTGAAAAACAAGGTTTTGGTTCTGGGGGTTGGGAACTCTATATTGAGTGATGAAGGTCTGGGGGTCCATCTGGTCAAGAGGCTGCAAGAGGAGGAATTTCCGGATAATGTGGAGATGCTGGAGGGCGGGACCCAGGGTCTGGAACTGCTTGCATATATTGATGATGTGGCCAAGCTTATTATTATTGACTGTGTGAAGGCTGGAGCGGAGCCGGGTAGTATTTTCAGGTTTGAGCCGGATAAAGTTAACGTTATTCCCAGGGAATTCAAAATCTCATATCATGACCTGGGAATTTATGATTTTCTCCAGCAGGCCAGATTGCTGGAATCTCTTCCGCCAACTATTATTTTCGGTGTGGAACCAAAGGAAATTGACTGGGGCGAAGAATTGTCAACACCTGTAGCGGCAGCAATGGGTAAACTGAAGGCTCTGGTAACTGATGAAATCATTATGAGCCTGAGACATCTGGAACCGTAG
- a CDS encoding MFS transporter, producing MHNDKSAVRAQIWTKPFILVILVQFLMFTSMYILLPTLPVYAKSIGGSETVAGLIVGLFTFAAVLVRPFSGNLLDSKGRKAVLISGIIIFLISAASYTWAYLVWVLLALRMVHGLGWGATTTAAGTVASDVIPAVRRGEGMGYYGISSTIAMSVGPALGLGIIAHYSFQRLFFISVLFAAAGLVIALFINYEGMNGKTSDSSTQKTGGMKPKGVIIEKSAIAPSLVLFFTALSYGGIVTFLKPYADFRGIENIGPFFTVYALVLLFGRPVMGKMADKYGAGLLLVPGTLAIAAALLTLMQASTMAVFLLAAVLYGLGFGAVQPVLNALVISLAPPERRGAANATFFSAMDLGIGLGAVILGAISEWAGYSLMYGISTLFALLALVIYFVVLRPRLAVVKTRGENR from the coding sequence TTGCATAACGACAAATCTGCGGTCAGGGCACAAATCTGGACCAAGCCCTTTATCCTGGTAATTTTAGTTCAATTTCTTATGTTTACTTCAATGTATATCCTGCTGCCAACCCTGCCGGTTTATGCCAAATCTATAGGGGGCAGTGAAACTGTTGCCGGGCTGATTGTGGGTCTGTTCACCTTTGCCGCTGTCCTGGTGCGGCCGTTTTCCGGCAATCTCCTGGACAGCAAGGGAAGAAAGGCGGTCCTGATTTCCGGTATCATCATTTTTCTTATTTCGGCTGCCAGCTACACCTGGGCTTATCTGGTATGGGTGCTCCTTGCCCTGAGGATGGTGCACGGGCTGGGCTGGGGGGCAACCACAACTGCTGCCGGAACAGTGGCGTCTGATGTTATTCCGGCTGTCAGGCGTGGCGAAGGAATGGGGTATTACGGGATTTCTTCAACTATAGCTATGTCAGTTGGCCCGGCATTGGGGCTGGGAATCATCGCCCACTACTCTTTTCAGCGGCTGTTTTTCATTTCTGTGCTCTTTGCCGCTGCTGGACTGGTAATCGCCCTTTTTATCAATTATGAAGGTATGAACGGTAAAACGAGTGATAGCAGCACCCAAAAGACCGGTGGGATGAAACCAAAAGGTGTGATTATTGAAAAGAGTGCCATTGCCCCTTCACTGGTCCTGTTTTTTACTGCTTTGAGTTATGGGGGAATTGTGACTTTTCTGAAGCCCTATGCAGATTTCAGAGGAATTGAAAACATTGGTCCTTTCTTTACGGTATATGCCTTGGTACTACTTTTCGGCAGGCCTGTAATGGGAAAAATGGCTGACAAGTACGGAGCGGGGCTGCTTCTGGTTCCGGGAACACTGGCTATTGCGGCAGCATTGTTAACACTTATGCAGGCATCCACGATGGCAGTTTTTTTACTGGCGGCTGTCCTCTATGGCCTGGGTTTTGGCGCGGTTCAGCCTGTACTGAATGCCCTGGTAATTTCTCTGGCGCCCCCGGAACGAAGGGGAGCAGCCAATGCTACTTTTTTTTCAGCTATGGACCTGGGAATCGGCCTGGGAGCTGTTATTCTGGGGGCTATTTCGGAGTGGGCCGGTTACTCGCTGATGTACGGGATTTCCACATTGTTTGCCTTACTGGCCCTGGTAATTTATTTTGTAGTTCTCAGGCCCAGGCTGGCTGTAGTCAAGACAAGAGGGGAAAACAGGTAA
- a CDS encoding HEPN domain-containing protein translates to MDNQIRAQEWRRLAEQDLNSAGYLLNMCPVPLEIVCYLCQQSAEKYLKAYLVLNGLNPPKIHDLNELCKLCSKLSDIFKYIADQCSDLTAYGVQPRYPMELMLEEQDMRQALNSAKAIRDFVFVLAPEMVAKE, encoded by the coding sequence ATGGATAACCAAATACGGGCACAGGAATGGCGAAGGCTTGCGGAACAGGATTTAAACAGTGCCGGGTATTTACTTAATATGTGTCCTGTTCCTTTGGAAATCGTCTGCTATCTCTGCCAGCAATCTGCTGAAAAATATCTTAAGGCTTATCTTGTTTTGAATGGTTTAAACCCTCCCAAGATACATGATTTAAATGAATTGTGCAAGCTCTGTTCGAAATTGTCCGATATCTTTAAGTATATAGCTGACCAATGTTCCGACCTGACAGCTTATGGTGTTCAGCCAAGGTATCCAATGGAGCTGATGCTAGAGGAACAGGATATGAGACAGGCACTGAACAGTGCAAAAGCGATTCGAGATTTTGTTTTCGTACTTGCGCCAGAGATGGTAGCGAAGGAATAG
- a CDS encoding site-specific integrase, with product MPGKGKNNIIPRGANRWLIRYELPRDPQTGKRRQKALTVKGTKKDAERKLREKLQEVDNGNFVVPSSITIEQYMLNWLDKYEVNYPVAKTHKTAQSLITNHVINELGAMKLSDLQAYHINTLFTYLGKRKNKGGKGLSSRTRRYIYWLFRKALDEAVDINLISNNPILKVKQPRLRQREVKPLLDEERNRFLEAIKDNRFENLFIVALGTGVRFQELLNLTWSQISFEERSIVILNLRDDDEENELFETDGKRECSKRTIPMFPAVYKGLKAQKTIQAKEKLLAGSLWEDNNLVFANNLGKALNQSNVRNRYFKSALEKAGLPINTHFHALRHTFVTTLIRKGEDLRKVSYLVGHKTPEFTFKKYHHYLPTKIETAESERMNNHLFG from the coding sequence GTGCCGGGAAAAGGTAAAAATAATATTATCCCAAGAGGAGCAAACCGCTGGCTTATCCGTTACGAACTTCCCAGAGATCCCCAGACGGGCAAACGCCGCCAGAAAGCATTAACAGTAAAAGGCACAAAAAAAGATGCCGAAAGGAAGTTGCGTGAGAAGTTACAGGAAGTCGACAACGGGAATTTTGTGGTTCCTTCATCAATAACAATAGAACAATATATGCTTAACTGGCTGGATAAATATGAAGTCAACTATCCGGTAGCCAAGACACATAAGACTGCACAATCACTTATAACAAACCACGTCATAAATGAACTTGGAGCCATGAAACTGTCAGACCTGCAGGCCTATCACATCAATACCCTGTTCACCTATTTAGGTAAAAGAAAAAACAAGGGTGGCAAAGGGCTTTCGTCAAGAACCAGGCGATATATATACTGGCTGTTCAGAAAGGCATTGGATGAGGCTGTCGATATAAATCTGATAAGTAATAATCCAATTCTTAAGGTTAAGCAGCCAAGGCTTCGCCAGCGTGAGGTCAAGCCTCTGTTAGACGAAGAGCGTAACCGTTTCTTAGAAGCCATCAAAGACAATAGGTTTGAAAACCTGTTCATCGTTGCACTGGGGACAGGGGTAAGATTCCAGGAACTCCTGAATCTAACCTGGTCACAGATTAGTTTTGAAGAAAGATCTATCGTCATATTAAACCTTAGGGATGACGATGAAGAAAATGAGTTATTCGAGACCGATGGCAAAAGAGAATGTTCTAAGAGAACCATCCCTATGTTTCCCGCAGTGTATAAAGGCCTGAAGGCCCAAAAAACAATACAGGCAAAAGAAAAATTGCTTGCAGGTTCCTTATGGGAAGACAATAACTTGGTTTTCGCCAATAACTTAGGGAAGGCTCTGAATCAGAGTAATGTTCGAAACAGATACTTTAAGTCTGCCCTAGAAAAAGCAGGTCTCCCCATCAATACCCACTTCCATGCTTTACGCCACACCTTCGTAACAACATTAATCCGTAAAGGTGAGGATTTGCGGAAGGTGAGTTACCTTGTGGGTCATAAAACACCCGAATTTACCTTTAAAAAATACCACCATTATCTTCCGACTAAAATTGAAACTGCTGAATCAGAAAGAATGAATAACCATTTGTTCGGGTAA
- a CDS encoding DUF2062 domain-containing protein yields the protein MTKLVNIKDNPHKLAKSIALGFALALLPLPGLNLPLGLILAKLLKFNIIATTLPALLLTYVSPLLYLLNYKTGAIFITSAEAPPQDFEYDLTFWDKVVDFFSHAGPAYLLGSVINALLAATASYFIFLFIYKNAGRFFGGKKIRLVRIMNLQGFLARTCSIKNPHMLRKLKLKKASQRKTCPAESQA from the coding sequence CTGACAAAATTGGTTAATATTAAAGATAATCCTCACAAGCTGGCAAAAAGTATCGCTCTGGGTTTTGCCTTGGCGCTTTTACCTCTACCCGGACTAAACCTGCCACTTGGGCTGATTCTGGCAAAGCTCTTAAAATTTAATATCATCGCCACAACCTTGCCGGCACTGCTGCTGACTTACGTTTCTCCCCTGCTTTACCTCCTTAATTATAAGACCGGAGCTATTTTTATCACCTCCGCTGAAGCCCCTCCCCAGGATTTTGAATATGACCTGACTTTCTGGGATAAGGTAGTTGATTTCTTTTCCCATGCAGGTCCAGCTTATTTATTGGGGAGCGTTATTAATGCCTTATTGGCAGCAACAGCATCTTACTTTATCTTTCTGTTCATTTACAAAAATGCCGGCAGATTTTTTGGTGGCAAAAAGATCAGACTGGTCAGGATTATGAACCTGCAAGGCTTTCTCGCTCGCACCTGTTCAATCAAAAACCCACATATGCTCCGAAAACTTAAGCTGAAAAAAGCCAGCCAAAGAAAAACATGCCCGGCCGAGAGCCAGGCATAA